In Planctomycetia bacterium, one DNA window encodes the following:
- a CDS encoding aldehyde dehydrogenase family protein: MTATAAAPIKPDVEIKYTQCLIDGQWVPAASGKTFETINPATGDVLAQVAEGDKADVDKAVKAARRAFEEGPWRKMSASERGRLMYKLADLIEKNKETLAKLETLDNGKPIRDSLNADVPLTVACYRYYAGWADKNHGKTIPINNVGPNQFFCYTRHEPVGVCGQIIPWNFPMLMQAWKWGPALAMGNTVILKPAEQTPLSALFVAQLALEAGYPPGVINVIPGFGPTAGGAIASHMDIDKVAFTGSTEVGKIIMEAAARSNLKRVSLELGGKSPNVIFADADADAAIQGAYFALFFNQGQCCCAGSRLFVEEKIHDQFVEKLVGIAKSRRVGDPFDMKTHQGPQVSREQFDRVMGYIEKGNQEGAKRVAGGSRVGDRGFFIEPTVFDNVRDDMTIAQEEIFGPVLCVMPFKDMDEVIERSNRTLYGLAAAVWTKDIEKALRYANNVKAGTVWVNCYDVFDAGAPFGGYKQSGIGRELGEYALEHYTEVKTVTVKV; the protein is encoded by the coding sequence ATGACCGCCACCGCAGCCGCCCCTATCAAGCCCGATGTCGAGATCAAGTATACCCAGTGCCTCATTGACGGCCAATGGGTGCCCGCCGCGAGCGGCAAGACGTTTGAGACGATCAACCCGGCGACCGGCGATGTGCTGGCGCAGGTGGCCGAAGGCGACAAGGCCGATGTGGACAAGGCCGTGAAAGCGGCACGGCGAGCCTTCGAGGAAGGCCCGTGGCGGAAGATGTCGGCGTCGGAGCGCGGGCGGCTGATGTACAAGCTGGCCGACCTGATCGAGAAGAACAAGGAGACCCTGGCGAAGCTGGAGACACTGGACAACGGCAAGCCGATCCGCGACTCGCTGAACGCCGACGTGCCGTTGACCGTCGCGTGCTATCGCTACTACGCGGGCTGGGCCGACAAGAACCACGGCAAGACGATCCCGATCAACAACGTCGGGCCGAATCAGTTTTTCTGCTACACGCGGCACGAGCCGGTCGGCGTCTGCGGGCAGATCATCCCGTGGAACTTCCCGATGCTGATGCAGGCGTGGAAGTGGGGGCCGGCCCTGGCGATGGGCAATACGGTCATCCTCAAGCCGGCCGAGCAGACGCCGTTGAGTGCCCTGTTCGTGGCACAACTCGCGCTGGAGGCGGGCTATCCGCCGGGTGTCATCAACGTCATCCCCGGCTTCGGGCCGACGGCCGGCGGCGCGATCGCCTCGCACATGGATATCGACAAAGTGGCGTTCACCGGTTCGACCGAAGTCGGCAAGATCATCATGGAGGCGGCGGCTCGCAGCAACCTGAAGCGCGTCTCGCTGGAACTGGGCGGCAAGAGTCCCAACGTGATCTTTGCCGACGCCGACGCCGATGCAGCGATCCAAGGCGCGTACTTCGCGCTGTTTTTCAACCAGGGACAGTGCTGCTGCGCCGGGTCGCGCCTGTTCGTGGAGGAAAAGATTCACGATCAGTTCGTGGAGAAGCTCGTCGGCATCGCCAAGAGCCGCCGTGTGGGCGATCCGTTCGACATGAAGACGCACCAGGGGCCGCAGGTCAGCCGCGAGCAGTTCGATCGCGTCATGGGCTACATCGAGAAGGGCAACCAGGAAGGGGCCAAGCGCGTGGCCGGGGGCAGCCGCGTGGGCGATCGCGGTTTCTTCATCGAGCCGACGGTGTTCGACAACGTGCGTGACGACATGACGATCGCACAGGAGGAGATTTTCGGCCCGGTGCTGTGCGTCATGCCGTTCAAGGACATGGACGAGGTGATCGAGCGATCGAACCGGACGCTGTACGGCCTGGCGGCGGCGGTGTGGACGAAGGACATCGAGAAGGCCCTGCGCTACGCGAACAACGTGAAGGCCGGCACGGTGTGGGTGAATTGCTACGACGTGTTCGACGCCGGCGCGCCGTTCGGCGGATACAAACAGTCGGGCATCGGCCGCGAGCTGGGCGAGTACGCACTGGAGCATTACACGGAAGTGAAGACGGTGACGGTGAAGGTGTGA
- a CDS encoding NAD+ synthase — protein sequence MRLALAQINPLVGDVTGNATKIEQFAAQAGRAGADLVVFPELTLCGYPPRDLLLKPRFVEDVLRTTSALAERLRDGPAMLVGTLQPSEKPVGRRLHNALALLQGGRVAATFHKSLLPTYDVFDEHRYFEPAQRPGVYDLPVQGRDVRIGVTICEDLWNDKRFFDRPLYERNPLDDLVGAGATLIVNSSASPFIAGKQAFREKLLGSQAAAIGRPIAIVNQIGGNDELIFDGASAYFDATGRLVARAKAFDEDLLIVETDPPAAARIEPYPDDLDSIRQALVLGTRDYVRKCGFTDVVLGLSGGIDSALTAAIAVEALSPARVHGVAMPSRFSSDHSLDDARALAANLGIDYRVIPIEPMHAAIETHLAPHFDGRPPDTTEENMQARLRGNILMSLSNKFGWLLLTTGNKSELAVGYCTLYGDMCGGLAVISDVPKTVVYQLSRAINARAGREIIPARSITKPPSAELRPDQHDQQSLPPYDDLDAILHHYVEQEESADQIIARGFDAAVVRDVVRKVDMNEYKRKQAATGLKVTSRAFGVGRRMPIAARFG from the coding sequence ATGCGTTTGGCGCTCGCCCAAATTAACCCCCTCGTCGGGGATGTCACCGGTAACGCGACAAAAATCGAGCAATTCGCAGCGCAGGCCGGCCGGGCCGGCGCCGACCTCGTCGTTTTTCCCGAGTTGACCCTCTGCGGCTATCCGCCCCGAGACCTGCTGCTCAAGCCCCGCTTTGTGGAGGACGTCCTCCGCACAACCTCCGCGCTGGCGGAACGGTTGCGCGACGGACCAGCGATGCTGGTCGGAACACTTCAGCCGAGCGAGAAACCAGTAGGTCGCCGGCTGCACAATGCGCTGGCGCTGCTCCAAGGCGGACGAGTCGCCGCGACCTTCCACAAATCTCTTCTTCCGACGTACGACGTGTTCGACGAGCATCGCTACTTCGAGCCGGCCCAGCGACCGGGCGTGTACGATCTTCCCGTGCAGGGCCGCGATGTTCGCATCGGCGTGACCATCTGCGAGGATCTGTGGAACGACAAGCGATTCTTCGATCGGCCGCTGTACGAGCGCAATCCGCTGGATGATCTCGTCGGTGCCGGCGCGACGCTCATCGTGAACAGTTCGGCGTCTCCGTTCATCGCGGGCAAGCAAGCCTTTCGCGAGAAGCTGCTCGGCAGCCAGGCTGCGGCCATCGGTCGCCCCATTGCCATCGTCAATCAAATCGGCGGCAACGATGAATTGATCTTCGACGGGGCCAGCGCGTACTTCGACGCGACGGGTCGCCTCGTCGCCCGCGCCAAGGCCTTCGACGAAGATTTGCTGATTGTCGAAACCGACCCGCCTGCCGCTGCACGGATCGAGCCTTATCCCGACGATCTTGATTCGATCCGGCAGGCGCTGGTGCTCGGCACGCGCGATTACGTTCGCAAATGCGGCTTCACCGACGTCGTACTCGGCTTGTCGGGCGGGATCGACTCGGCGCTGACCGCGGCCATCGCCGTGGAGGCGCTCTCGCCCGCGCGCGTGCACGGCGTCGCTATGCCCTCGCGCTTCAGCAGCGATCACAGCCTTGACGACGCCCGGGCGCTGGCCGCCAATCTCGGTATTGATTATCGCGTCATTCCCATCGAACCGATGCACGCGGCCATCGAGACGCACCTCGCGCCGCACTTCGACGGCCGACCGCCCGACACCACCGAAGAGAACATGCAGGCCCGCCTGCGCGGCAACATTCTCATGTCACTCTCCAACAAGTTCGGCTGGCTGCTGCTGACCACCGGGAACAAGAGCGAACTGGCGGTCGGATACTGCACCTTGTACGGCGACATGTGCGGCGGCCTGGCGGTCATCAGCGATGTGCCCAAGACGGTGGTCTATCAACTATCACGCGCGATCAATGCTCGCGCCGGGCGGGAGATCATCCCCGCGCGGTCCATCACCAAGCCGCCCTCGGCCGAACTGCGCCCCGATCAGCACGACCAGCAATCGCTCCCGCCCTACGACGACCTCGACGCCATCCTGCATCACTACGTCGAGCAGGAGGAGTCGGCCGATCAGATCATTGCGCGCGGATTCGATGCGGCCGTCGTGCGCGACGTGGTACGCAAGGTGGACATGAATGAGTACAAGCGCAAACAGGCCGCCACGGGACTTAAAGTCACCTCCCGCGCCTTCGGCGTCGGCCGACGCATGCCCATTGCCGCACGATTCGGTTAG
- a CDS encoding thioesterase: MKDGLVPGVQREVSFVVEDSMSPIFEGRQVHRVCATWTLVHYMELAGRLVLIDFLDDDEEGVGSHVSCDHLTPAPVGSTVRVEATARDVTDRELVCDVVAMRGSHVVATGRTVQKVFPRAVLKRILHEA; this comes from the coding sequence ATGAAGGACGGACTCGTTCCCGGCGTTCAGCGTGAAGTGAGTTTCGTGGTCGAAGATTCGATGTCCCCGATCTTCGAGGGTCGGCAGGTGCATCGCGTCTGCGCGACGTGGACGCTTGTTCATTACATGGAGCTGGCCGGTCGGCTCGTGTTGATTGACTTTCTGGACGACGATGAGGAAGGCGTCGGGAGCCATGTCTCGTGCGATCATCTCACGCCGGCACCGGTCGGCAGCACGGTGCGCGTGGAGGCGACGGCGCGGGACGTAACCGATCGGGAGCTGGTCTGCGACGTGGTGGCCATGCGAGGCTCGCACGTGGTGGCGACGGGCCGGACGGTGCAGAAGGTCTTTCCTCGCGCCGTGCTCAAGCGTATTCTGCACGAGGCCTGA
- a CDS encoding protease complex subunit PrcB family protein, producing the protein MVWLIAASGCHEPRHQYGVMPRDGEELPILDLVTGTHSHETQAMQVVIRDAPTLAQMPIVDVPVDFASQMLLVVTLGRVTSDQYLVTIDRVWREGGRLRVKTTVQTPPPGAPVAMASPYCIAVVPRCDLNVAGFSTRPPTRTRSWEQSTPPEKLGG; encoded by the coding sequence GTGGTCTGGCTGATCGCGGCGTCAGGCTGCCATGAGCCGCGCCATCAGTACGGCGTGATGCCGCGGGATGGCGAGGAGCTGCCGATTCTCGATCTCGTGACGGGCACCCATTCGCACGAGACGCAGGCGATGCAGGTCGTGATTCGTGATGCGCCGACGCTGGCCCAGATGCCGATCGTCGATGTGCCGGTGGACTTCGCGTCGCAGATGCTGCTCGTGGTGACGCTGGGGCGCGTCACGTCGGACCAGTATCTCGTGACGATTGATCGCGTCTGGCGCGAGGGGGGCAGGCTGCGCGTGAAGACGACTGTGCAGACGCCGCCGCCGGGCGCGCCAGTCGCGATGGCCAGCCCGTATTGCATCGCCGTGGTACCGCGTTGTGACTTGAATGTGGCAGGATTCTCGACGCGGCCGCCGACGCGAACGCGCTCGTGGGAGCAAAGCACGCCGCCGGAGAAACTGGGCGGTTAG
- a CDS encoding protein tyrosine phosphatase family protein gives MTSRPLARFRVNEFFVIALAAWVAYSAGCAQPKPQEPAADVKNLVHQDRYYIAGTPTEAGLRRMAREGVKTVIDLRREDEPLGDEGKYAEALGMKYFRVPMQSDRLTPDQANAFLEAMELAGNQPVLIHCASGNRAGAMYGLYLGARGVCSAEEAVRRACEAGLKNEQLGSDVRQYLEDAAARRVATPSPGH, from the coding sequence ATGACCAGCCGCCCCCTCGCTCGATTCCGGGTGAATGAGTTCTTCGTGATCGCGTTGGCCGCCTGGGTCGCTTACTCCGCGGGCTGCGCACAGCCCAAGCCGCAGGAACCCGCAGCGGACGTGAAGAACCTCGTCCATCAGGACCGCTACTACATCGCCGGGACGCCGACCGAGGCCGGCCTGCGCCGCATGGCGCGCGAGGGCGTCAAAACGGTGATCGATCTGCGCCGCGAGGACGAGCCGCTCGGAGATGAGGGCAAATACGCCGAGGCGCTGGGGATGAAATACTTTCGTGTTCCGATGCAGTCCGACCGCTTGACCCCGGATCAGGCCAACGCCTTTCTCGAAGCGATGGAATTGGCCGGCAACCAGCCCGTCCTGATCCATTGTGCCAGCGGGAACCGGGCCGGGGCCATGTACGGGCTGTACCTCGGCGCACGCGGTGTTTGCTCCGCGGAAGAGGCCGTCCGCCGCGCGTGCGAAGCCGGTCTGAAGAATGAGCAGCTTGGCTCGGACGTGCGGCAGTACCTCGAAGACGCCGCCGCGCGCCGGGTGGCCACGCCCTCGCCCGGTCATTAG
- a CDS encoding protein kinase has translation MTDASSSPQSSGPRRLICPQCKARYVPTRNVVGRRIKCRHCGHVWRDTSKTIQEITGALEQAAAPWQQIGSTVLNAADHASTVAGLVRDLLPTPQAPPGEWVGRTLGKYRIKSVLGQGAMGNVYEAVDPTLDRVVAIKMLPRRMETTRESIGLRMFLQEARIAAKLQHPNIVTIHEVDQQDGLYYFVMEHVQGVTLGHLVESAGPLPANQAIYIIAHAARALAAGHALGVVHRDVKPGNIMIDRRGQVKVTDFGLADLSTVEGVAELSEKALGTPGWISPEVARGEKATPASDIYGLGLVAYYALTKQRLVRAATRSAMVRMQAKAKSIRAADLPPGWPPRLRDAIVQCLQADPADRYQSADALAADLLRALAPSGQDITLLLDAAQSTHSRRWLSREAIFAVAGAAATALFIAFLWWLLY, from the coding sequence ATGACCGACGCGTCGTCATCACCTCAATCCTCCGGACCCCGCCGACTGATCTGTCCGCAATGCAAGGCTCGCTACGTCCCCACACGCAACGTCGTCGGCCGGCGCATCAAGTGCCGACACTGCGGGCACGTCTGGCGTGATACATCCAAGACAATTCAGGAAATTACCGGTGCCCTCGAACAGGCCGCCGCGCCCTGGCAGCAGATCGGCTCCACCGTCCTGAACGCCGCGGATCACGCCTCGACCGTCGCGGGACTCGTCAGGGACCTCCTCCCGACGCCCCAGGCGCCGCCTGGCGAGTGGGTCGGACGCACGCTCGGAAAATACCGCATCAAATCCGTACTCGGCCAGGGAGCCATGGGCAATGTCTACGAAGCCGTCGATCCGACCCTCGACCGCGTCGTGGCAATCAAGATGCTGCCACGCCGCATGGAGACCACGCGCGAATCGATCGGCCTGCGAATGTTCCTTCAGGAAGCGCGCATCGCCGCCAAGCTGCAACACCCCAACATCGTCACCATTCACGAAGTCGATCAACAGGACGGACTGTACTACTTCGTGATGGAACACGTGCAGGGCGTCACGCTCGGCCACCTGGTCGAGTCCGCCGGACCGTTGCCGGCCAATCAGGCGATCTACATCATCGCGCACGCCGCCCGCGCTCTCGCCGCCGGCCACGCGCTCGGCGTTGTCCATCGTGACGTGAAACCCGGAAACATCATGATCGACCGGCGCGGCCAGGTAAAAGTCACCGACTTCGGACTGGCCGATCTCTCCACCGTTGAAGGCGTTGCCGAACTTTCGGAGAAAGCCCTCGGGACACCGGGATGGATCAGCCCCGAAGTCGCGCGCGGCGAAAAGGCGACACCCGCCAGCGACATCTACGGTCTGGGGCTCGTCGCCTATTACGCGCTCACCAAGCAACGGCTCGTTCGCGCTGCCACGCGCAGCGCCATGGTCCGTATGCAGGCCAAGGCGAAGAGCATTCGCGCCGCCGACCTGCCCCCCGGTTGGCCGCCACGCCTGCGCGATGCGATCGTGCAGTGTCTTCAGGCCGATCCGGCCGATCGCTATCAGTCCGCCGACGCCCTCGCAGCGGACTTGCTCCGCGCGCTGGCTCCTAGCGGTCAGGACATCACCCTGCTGCTTGACGCCGCCCAATCCACGCACTCACGACGCTGGTTGTCGCGCGAAGCGATCTTCGCCGTCGCCGGTGCTGCGGCCACCGCGCTTTTCATCGCGTTTCTCTGGTGGCTGCTTTACTGA
- a CDS encoding Fe(2+)-trafficking protein has product MADDAKIAQFQKLVEQNPNDDMAQFSLGTALLDAGRAMDAGPCFQRVLAVNSQHSKAYEMLGRVQIATGHRDLAIQTLTNGYRIAHRKGDLMPMKAMAELLTSIGAEVPTVTEKRAESGEGSTIAATEGFSCRRCGAPGPKMERRPFKGPLGEQIHATVCAKCWKEWVGMGTKVINELRLPMFDPAAQEMYDKHMKEFLMIE; this is encoded by the coding sequence ATGGCGGACGACGCGAAGATCGCTCAATTTCAAAAACTCGTCGAGCAGAATCCCAACGACGACATGGCCCAGTTCAGCCTCGGCACGGCGCTGCTCGATGCCGGGCGCGCGATGGACGCGGGACCGTGCTTTCAGCGCGTGCTCGCGGTGAACAGCCAGCATTCCAAGGCCTACGAGATGCTCGGTCGCGTGCAGATCGCCACGGGCCACAGGGACCTCGCGATCCAGACGCTGACCAACGGCTACCGCATCGCCCATCGCAAGGGCGACCTCATGCCCATGAAGGCGATGGCCGAATTGCTCACGTCGATCGGCGCGGAGGTGCCGACGGTCACGGAGAAACGCGCGGAATCCGGCGAGGGAAGCACCATCGCGGCGACCGAAGGTTTCTCCTGTCGGCGCTGCGGTGCGCCGGGCCCGAAGATGGAACGACGGCCGTTCAAAGGCCCGCTGGGCGAACAGATTCACGCGACGGTGTGCGCGAAATGCTGGAAGGAATGGGTCGGCATGGGGACGAAGGTGATTAATGAGCTGCGGCTGCCGATGTTCGACCCGGCGGCGCAGGAGATGTACGACAAGCACATGAAAGAGTTCTTGATGATCGAGTGA
- a CDS encoding PilT/PilU family type 4a pilus ATPase, with protein sequence MAGPVSIHQLLGAMKTTGASDLHLKAGLPPTYRVGGHLRAVKMPPMTGEEIDACLTPIIPPTRRSYYDEHGDLDFSCDLPDGDRFRVNIFRAGTKMNAAIRRVNSVIPSYEQLHLPPIYGQLIDRSNDGIIIVAGVTGSGKSTTLAAMIEHINSTRSENIVTIEDPVEFVFKPKKSIISQREIGIDISNYGEGLKYIVRQDPDTIFIGEMRDKFTMTAALQAAETGHLVFGSLHSADAMQAFSRILEFFPRAEHEFVRGALANALRGICVQRLLPGTTEGALVPATEVLLNTSTCKDIIRKEQDQDIPALIAGSEKEGMHSFTSSLARLVQSELVYMDVAMQYAPNPDALASTLRGIKTTASTMISRTR encoded by the coding sequence ATGGCGGGACCGGTCAGCATTCACCAGTTGCTGGGCGCGATGAAGACCACCGGTGCATCGGACCTGCACCTCAAGGCCGGTCTGCCGCCAACCTATCGCGTCGGCGGGCATCTCCGCGCCGTCAAGATGCCGCCCATGACCGGCGAGGAGATCGACGCCTGCTTGACGCCGATCATCCCTCCCACGCGCCGGTCGTACTACGACGAACATGGCGATCTGGACTTTTCCTGCGATCTTCCCGATGGCGACCGGTTCCGCGTCAACATTTTTCGCGCAGGCACGAAGATGAACGCCGCCATTCGGCGCGTGAACTCCGTCATTCCCAGTTACGAACAGCTTCACCTGCCGCCGATCTACGGGCAGCTCATCGACCGCTCCAACGACGGCATCATCATCGTCGCGGGCGTCACCGGCTCGGGAAAGAGCACGACGCTCGCCGCCATGATCGAACACATCAACTCCACGCGATCCGAAAACATTGTCACGATCGAAGACCCGGTCGAGTTCGTCTTCAAGCCCAAGAAGTCGATCATCTCCCAGCGCGAAATCGGAATCGACATCTCCAACTACGGCGAGGGATTGAAGTACATCGTGCGACAGGACCCCGACACGATCTTCATCGGTGAAATGCGCGACAAATTCACCATGACCGCCGCCCTCCAGGCCGCCGAAACCGGCCACCTCGTCTTCGGCAGCCTTCACAGCGCCGATGCGATGCAGGCGTTCTCGCGCATCCTCGAATTTTTCCCTCGCGCCGAGCACGAATTCGTCCGCGGCGCGCTGGCCAACGCCCTGCGCGGCATCTGCGTGCAGCGGCTGCTGCCCGGCACCACCGAAGGCGCGCTCGTCCCCGCCACCGAGGTGTTGCTCAACACCTCCACCTGCAAGGACATCATTCGCAAAGAGCAGGATCAGGACATCCCCGCGCTCATCGCCGGCAGCGAGAAGGAAGGCATGCATTCCTTCACCAGTTCGCTCGCCCGGCTCGTGCAGTCCGAGCTGGTTTACATGGACGTGGCGATGCAGTACGCCCCGAACCCCGACGCTTTGGCCAGCACGCTCCGCGGTATCAAGACAACCGCCTCCACCATGATCAGCCGGACGCGATGA
- a CDS encoding glycosyltransferase produces the protein MSTPAVSVIIPTFERADLLVEALDSVAAQTFTNYEVIVIDDGSTEDIAGRVRDHSTRPRVIRQPHAGPGTARNRGMAEARAPMVAFLDSDDLWLPTKLERFMAALATPGVPRIWYGPMSPIDARRQPVRGRTKDCFEGDITERLFCKSFVHVPTVVCDRALLIDAGGFEESLPVCEDYDLWLRVSAAQRFGLIPEPLALRRLHDGRLSKSDMSRNVAVKARMLERFYRSPLGAKKLNRGIAEARLARVYLAAGRAAFFTANYFDAAALCAKAREFGGSPLRAGPIRFLSRVLGRVIGNSAITARTTHADSMCTKPADCNPSSTSVR, from the coding sequence ATGTCCACGCCCGCCGTCAGCGTCATCATACCGACCTTTGAACGGGCGGACCTCCTCGTCGAGGCGCTGGACAGCGTCGCCGCACAAACTTTTACCAACTACGAAGTCATTGTCATCGACGACGGTTCCACGGAGGACATCGCCGGACGAGTCCGGGATCACTCCACGCGCCCGCGCGTGATTCGCCAGCCACACGCCGGACCGGGCACGGCGCGCAATCGCGGCATGGCCGAGGCACGCGCCCCGATGGTTGCCTTCCTCGATAGCGACGACCTGTGGCTGCCGACCAAGCTTGAGCGCTTCATGGCGGCGCTGGCGACGCCCGGCGTCCCGCGCATCTGGTACGGTCCGATGAGCCCGATCGACGCGCGGCGGCAGCCGGTTCGCGGCCGCACGAAGGATTGCTTCGAGGGCGACATCACCGAGCGGTTGTTCTGTAAGAGTTTCGTGCACGTGCCGACCGTCGTGTGCGACCGCGCGCTGCTCATCGACGCGGGCGGGTTTGAGGAATCGCTGCCGGTTTGCGAGGACTACGATCTGTGGCTGCGCGTGTCGGCGGCGCAGCGGTTCGGGCTGATCCCCGAGCCGCTGGCGCTGCGACGATTGCACGACGGGCGATTGAGCAAATCAGACATGAGTCGAAATGTCGCTGTGAAGGCACGGATGCTGGAGCGGTTTTATCGCTCGCCGTTGGGGGCGAAAAAGCTTAATCGCGGCATTGCCGAGGCGAGGCTGGCGCGGGTCTATCTGGCGGCGGGACGAGCGGCGTTCTTCACGGCGAACTATTTCGATGCGGCGGCGCTGTGCGCCAAGGCCCGCGAGTTCGGCGGTTCGCCGCTGCGCGCGGGGCCGATCCGTTTCCTGTCACGCGTGTTGGGAAGGGTCATCGGGAACTCCGCGATCACCGCGCGAACAACTCATGCCGATTCCATGTGTACGAAACCGGCGGATTGCAATCCCTCGTCCACCAGCGTCAGATGA
- the miaB gene encoding tRNA (N6-isopentenyl adenosine(37)-C2)-methylthiotransferase MiaB produces MTPRPTIYLETMGCQMNVLDSELVFGSLRATGYEPTGDLHRADVVIINTCSVRQHAEDKVWSRLGQLKRSRGRNPDQIVAVIGCMAERDGERLLERAPMVDILCGPSELHRLPALIADVQTRRKRAVALSGRLRDLSTPVHTLAQHDDLEALDSGRALGLEPHVAMPRVVGRHQAYVRITRGCNKYCTFCVVPYTRGPEVHRPADQIVDEVRRLAAAGVMEVTLLGQTVNHYHHIDDAGRETSFAALLRRVHDEVPELPRLRFVTSYPRDFTDEALQVMAESPRICRYLHVPAQSGSNPVLKRMNRGYTVEQYLAFIDRARAAMPDVCISGDMIVGFSGETEADFAASLDLLRRCKYKNCYIFKYSTRPGTTAHDRLPDDVPEAVKRRRNNDMLAVQADISLANHRAMIDRVVDVLVEGPSKRAIQAQESEQDRGREIAAHDDRRAVFAGQLVGRTSGDQIVVFSGRAELIGRIVPVRVTAVTPHTMHGDLAEAAETADRIGAAGTPPASRRSLNVLPSSCAN; encoded by the coding sequence ATGACCCCGCGCCCGACCATTTACCTCGAGACGATGGGCTGCCAGATGAACGTGCTGGACAGCGAGCTGGTCTTCGGCTCGCTCCGCGCGACCGGCTACGAGCCGACCGGCGATCTCCACCGCGCCGACGTGGTGATCATCAACACCTGCTCGGTGCGTCAACACGCGGAGGACAAAGTCTGGTCGCGCCTGGGTCAGCTCAAACGCAGCCGCGGGCGAAACCCCGATCAGATCGTCGCCGTCATCGGCTGCATGGCCGAGCGCGACGGCGAGCGCCTGCTCGAGCGCGCGCCGATGGTGGACATCCTCTGCGGCCCATCGGAGTTGCACCGTTTGCCGGCTTTGATAGCCGACGTGCAAACGCGGCGCAAGCGCGCCGTGGCGCTCTCGGGCCGATTGCGTGATCTTTCGACGCCGGTCCATACGCTGGCGCAGCACGACGATCTCGAAGCGCTGGATTCGGGCCGTGCGCTGGGTCTGGAGCCGCACGTCGCCATGCCGCGCGTCGTCGGCCGGCACCAGGCCTATGTGCGCATCACGCGCGGGTGCAACAAGTACTGCACCTTCTGCGTCGTTCCGTACACGCGCGGGCCGGAGGTCCATCGACCGGCCGATCAGATCGTGGACGAGGTGCGCCGCCTCGCCGCGGCAGGTGTCATGGAAGTGACGCTCCTGGGGCAGACGGTCAATCATTATCACCACATCGACGACGCCGGGCGCGAGACCTCGTTCGCGGCCCTGCTGCGGCGCGTGCACGACGAGGTGCCCGAACTGCCGCGGCTGCGATTCGTCACCAGCTACCCGCGCGATTTCACCGACGAAGCCCTCCAGGTCATGGCCGAGTCGCCACGCATCTGCCGCTACCTGCACGTCCCCGCGCAGAGCGGCAGCAACCCCGTGCTGAAGCGCATGAACCGCGGCTACACCGTTGAGCAGTATCTCGCCTTCATCGACCGCGCCCGGGCGGCCATGCCCGATGTCTGCATCTCCGGCGACATGATCGTCGGCTTCTCCGGCGAGACCGAGGCCGATTTCGCCGCCAGCCTCGATCTGCTTCGACGTTGCAAGTATAAAAATTGCTACATATTCAAGTACTCGACGCGACCGGGCACGACGGCCCACGACCGCCTGCCCGACGACGTGCCCGAAGCCGTCAAACGCCGCCGAAATAACGACATGCTCGCCGTACAGGCCGACATCAGCCTCGCCAACCATCGCGCCATGATCGACCGCGTCGTCGACGTACTCGTCGAAGGCCCCAGCAAACGCGCCATTCAGGCGCAGGAATCCGAGCAGGACCGAGGCCGCGAAATCGCCGCGCACGATGACCGCCGCGCCGTTTTCGCTGGCCAGCTCGTCGGGCGAACTTCCGGCGATCAGATTGTCGTCTTCAGCGGCCGCGCCGAGCTGATCGGTCGCATCGTGCCGGTGCGCGTCACGGCCGTCACCCCGCACACGATGCACGGCGATCTCGCCGAAGCGGCGGAAACCGCAGATCGCATCGGTGCGGCCGGCACCCCGCCGGCCTCGCGTCGATCGCTCAACGTGCTGCCGTCGAGTTGCGCGAACTAA
- a CDS encoding EthD family reductase — MVKLVAVYRKVEDPAAFDKHYFETHLPLAKKMPGLIRTELERGRGSPNPEWEPPHLAAHLYFKDMDALKAALASPEGKAAGKDLMSFAGKYVRMFFTEVVEA, encoded by the coding sequence ATGGTAAAACTGGTGGCGGTGTATCGAAAAGTCGAGGATCCGGCCGCGTTTGACAAGCACTACTTCGAGACGCATCTTCCGCTGGCGAAGAAGATGCCGGGTCTGATTCGCACCGAGTTGGAGCGGGGCCGGGGTTCGCCCAATCCGGAATGGGAGCCGCCGCACCTGGCCGCGCACCTGTACTTCAAGGACATGGACGCGCTGAAGGCGGCGCTGGCATCGCCCGAAGGCAAGGCGGCGGGGAAAGACCTGATGAGCTTCGCCGGCAAGTACGTGCGGATGTTTTTTACGGAAGTGGTTGAGGCCTGA